The following nucleotide sequence is from Nomascus leucogenys isolate Asia chromosome 13, Asia_NLE_v1, whole genome shotgun sequence.
GCAGGAGGGGAGGGAACAGCACCAGGAAGGGCCTTCCTGGGGAGCCGCAAAAGCTTGAGGGCTGGAAGGATGGGCCTAGCCATGGGATGGGGTGCCAGCTCTGGGACACAGGGCTGAATGTCAAAGTTTACCCTCTTACTGAGAGGCCAGGGCAGTCTCCCAGAAACAATGGGAACACCAACAGCCTCCTGCCAAAAGGCCAGAACCTCAGCTAAGACCCTGCTCCTCAGCTAGGACAGACCTACTCCCAGACTCACAGGTTCCAGACTCCCAGCAAGGTGTCCCAGTGGCAGGTCTGTGAATACACAGACAGCACAGACATCTCGTGGAAGTAACGGATACATAACAGACTGGACTTTGTGCACTAATTTTTGCCTAAACTGTGGAATAAGCACATGAATTAGGAAATTCTAGAACACACTTATGAGTGCctgaagaaattataaaatgattaagTAGTTAATTGAGAATTAGTTACAAAATAAAGGAATGCACAAATAGATTTCCAAAATCTAGTACCTAGGACCCAAGATCCCAAGACACAGGGTTCAGCAAAACCCAGCTCTAGTCCTGGGGACACCAGGACCCCTGAGACCCCAAACTTGCCCTAGAAGAGGTGAGGGGTCCTGAGTTCTGCCCCATTATCCCTTTCTGTGAACACCAGCGGCTGGGACCAGGGCCCCCTGGCCATCAGAAGGGAGTGGGCCTGAACCACAAAGGTCTCCTCATAGCCGAGGGCCCCACCCACAAAACTAACCCCAAAGACCCCTCAAGCCAGGAACCTGGGCCCACAACCCCTAGGATGGCACGTCTGCGGTCGCCTGGAAAGGACGctcacccaagctggagaagCCGCCGGCTCTATGCCTCTATGCCCCGATGGCCCCTATGAGGGGCGAGTCCACGCCCAGGCTCTAACCCAGGGCCCTCCGGAGGGGaccctgcccccccacccccgccccccacccccactcccacccccgcCGCCACAACCCGCCCCACCCGGTCGAGGGAGGGGCAGGACTCCCGGTTGCTGGGCAACCGCATCAACAAGCCCGAAGAGTCTGGGCAACAGCGGAGGTTCCACCGACCAGAGAAGGCAGCAAGGAGCGGGTGTGGGGACCAAGAGGTGGGGGCTGGGCCTCAGTTGCAGGAGCTAAGGAGGGGCGGGGGCGTTAGCCGCCGCTGGGGCTGACCTGGCTCTGCCTCTGGCACAGCGAGCCCAGCCCTGGCTGGACAAGGTGGCAGCTATAGGCTGGGGCCAGGAAGGAAGGAGCTAGCTGGGCTCTTGGACCCTCCCTCCTCTGTCACCTGCCCCTTAGGCTGTGCTCCCCACAACCATTTAGGCCCCGAAGGGGAAGAGCCAGCTGTCTGGTAGGAGACCCTGACTGTCGGGGACCGCAGACATAGGGGCACAACGAAGGTCCCCCAGGCGTCACCTAGAGCTCTCCATGTGGCGCCCACCCTGGCAGGGCCTTAGATCAACTCAGGGGGGTCTCAGCATTTTCTCAATTCAAACAGAACAGTCCATAGGGTAGGAAAGATATTTCCTACAACTGAGTTGATCAGAAAGTTCTAGTTGACTGCAGGACTGAGCAGGATCAGCCGATGGCAGAGCTGCCGGGGACGTGCGCTCGGGAGAGGGAGAGGGCCTGGGCAGAGCTCAGAGGCTGGGGGTGCGGAACTCAAAACCGACTGCGGAGAGCCCagagggctggagctggggcgCACGGTGGGGCCCTGCCGAGGGGCGGGCAGGGCCCGGTGCCAGCCCCGGCACCGACGGGACGCCCTCCTCCCTCCGCAGGGCGGGTGGATGCCGCCGCCAGCGAAGGAGGGCGGGCGCAAGGGCCCGCGGGAGCGAAGCGGGAAGAGCGCGCCAGGTGCTGCGCGGGGTGAGGAGTGCGCCAAGGGGGCGCCCGCGACAGAGCCCCCCAAGCCGGGCTGGGCCCTGACGCCGCAGGAACTGGCGGCCATGCCCCCTGCGCAGCGTCACCGCCATCTGCTCTTCGGCGACTTGCTGGAGGACGTGGGAGCGGCGGCCTCCACCTTCCCGTGCGGGTCGGTGGAGCCGGGGTACCGCATGCCCGACCCGCGCCCGTGGACGCAGTCGCTCGAGCTGCCCGCCGAGCGCCAGAACCGGCTTCTCGGCGTCCTTAAGGCAGCGGAGGCCCGCGGGCGAGTCCGCGCCCTGCGTCTGCGCTACACCCGCATGCGGGTGAGGCGAGGGGGTCGGAGGGCGGAGGGGGCGCACGGGGAGCGTGGAGCGGCGCcggccggggcggggcggggcgcggcgcGCGCTCAGCTACCCGGGCCCGGCAGGCCGAGGAGATCGCGCTGCTCATCCAGCGGCAGAAGTCCGCGTGCGCCGCCATCCGGCTGGAGCTGTTCCTGCCGCCGCAGCTGAAGCCCACGCGGATCCCGGACCCCCTGGACCGCCAAGAGGTGCCGACAAGCCCCGGTAGGGGCGGGGAAAGGGGAGGGGCCCCGCCCGCCTCCGCACACGCCGGGCCCCAGCCTCTCTCCCCCGCAGCGGAGGCgcttggagaccatcctgggggAGAACGTGGATGGCACCATCTTCCCGCGGTGACGGCGACTCAGAGTGTGCGACGCGCCCCAGCCTCCCACATAAAGTGATAATTCTCCGAAGCCTCGCTGGTCTTTCTGCTGCCACTCCCCAGGACCCCCGAGGGAAGCGGGGAGTATGGACGCTGCCTCTCCCATGCACCTCACAGACATCAGGGTACAGAGTGGGGCCTCTCCCAAAAAAGTGGGGAGACGCAAGTGGGTGAGTGTGAAAGTAACAGGTCAGGGACACGCCTACCCCTAATTCCGACCTGCCCCCCACTGGCAACCTGGCGTTCTGTGGATCTATGGGAGGTCCCCAGTCTTGGGGAGGACGGAGAAAGAGCCTGTCTCAGCAAAAGTCACACCCCTAGAAGTAAGGGTAGCCTCAGGCTGCAGCGGTCCCGAGTGCAGGTCATCCCACCAGGGGGCCAGGGAGAGGGCCGTGCTGTGGGCAGCGGAAGTGACCTAAGCTGGCCTTTGAAGAGGCAGCAGCTGTGCCCAGAGGACCAAGAGACTGGGAAAGGGGAACCCCTGCTGCCCCCAGACAAAAAACCCACCCTCTGGCCTTCCTTTCCATCCTGAATAGCCTCCCGTGACCCCTTTAATGCCCACGCCACACCCCCAcacctccccccacacacacaccccacacacattcACGCATGGAGTAGGAAAGGGAACCACCGCGTCCCATTCTGACAAACAGGCCCACGACCTACAAAATCCCTGGACTCTGAAAAGACCCGAGGTTTCTGGGCAGACCTTCCTTTTCTCCCCGACATGAGCTCTTTGCAGAAGCTGGGGCTTCCCTAGGCCCcgcttccttttcctccctcccagcctcccgCCCAGCAGGCTGCACAGAAGCAGGAACTACAGGAACTCAGACAAACTGCTTCTCCTGCTAGGGGGCTCCAGCTGACTGCCTGGAGCCTGAGAGCAGATCTGGAAGGAGGGGCAGAGGTCAGAACTGGGGTCCAGAAGGGATCCTGTTCAATGGCAGCCAGTGTTTCTCCCCAACTCCGGCCAGGGGATGGAGCCCTGCGCACTCGCCCCTCAGCCAGCCCTTCTCCCCGTGCACCAGGCTATTGCTGCCCTTGGCCTTGACCCAAGCCCAGACTATACAGAGCTCAGAAGTCAGCTGACAAGGAGGGGACAGAGAGATGGCAGGAGGGGTTTCAGGAAGGGAAGGGTAGGGAGGAAGGAGGCCAGGGAGAAGGGGCTTGAGCAGGGGCAGACAGACAGGGAACGGAGGCAGTCTGTCCAGGAGTGGCAGCCACTCACACCCTGATGTGCTTGTGACATGTGATGACAGCCAGCCCTGGTGTCCTCTGGCCAAACTCCCTGCAGCCTGGACCCCAGGATTCTGTGTCTTGGGGATTGACTGAGTGCCTAGAATGAGTTCATCTACTGGGAGAATCAcgtattatttcatcatttctctgagactccatttcttcatctttaaaatgagggtCTTGGTGCAGTGCCCCACAGCAGCAAGTGCTCCGAAGGGGACGGGTCACTCTGCATCAGACAGGCGAGAGGGAAAAGGGGCAGAGACAGGCACAGCAGAGAAGGCCAGCAAGACAGTGACCTCAGTGACTGCACCAGGGCAGGCCGGCGCTCGGGCCCTTTGATCCCCATGAAAaggcgcggcggcggcgggggggtggggcggggctcGATGTTCAGAGGAGGCTGGGGAATGGGGCCTGGAGGGACGCCTGCCTGTAGAAAGCTCTATGGGAAGGAAGGCATGTGGTCCAAAGCCCAATATATTGAGGGCTGTGAGGGGGCAGAgggtcctgggttcaaatcccagctccaccatcaACTGCCCAGCTCACCTGGCTCCACCCATGGACTTCAGGGATGCTGTGTGCCGAGAGGCAGAAGCCAGGGGAGTGGAGAGCAGGCCCAAGGGGCCAGAGGAGACGGGGGAATGATTGCAGGGTTGTAGAGTGACCcgagggggcagggagggcacTGACCTTCACCCCCTGCCAGCTGCCCACAGCTGCATTTTCCCACAGCAGAGACAACAGGCCGGCTCAGCGGGGTCAGCCTGGTGGTGTGTGGCCTGGGCCAGGTGCTGGCCCATCTTCGTTGAGCTTCCCTGACCTCACCTGTGCCCACCTCTCAGGAGTGTTATGTGGGCTGAATAAGCAGCAGCCTGCCTCTCGTCCCTGTGGGCTTCCTGGCCCCTGCCTTTCCTTGCCTGGCCTGACAACATGGCAGTCACAGGGTTCTGCAGCCAGGCCTCTGGGTACAGCTTCGAGAGGCAGCCTGTCCTCCAGGGCCCTCTGACCTCTGACCTCCCCCTTCAGGCCCTTGCCCCCCTCAGCAGCGCAACACCCTCCCCTCCGCAGCCCTCCCCCCTCTCACCCAGGCCTTCCCTGCCTGCTCCCCACAACTCACTCTGCACCCCCAGCATCAGATCCAGGCTGATCTATGTTGCTGGCTTCTGGTCCCACTGCCTGGCCCACAGGGGCACCCAGATACTGATATTTGGTTCATTGAATGAGGAACACAAGTAGAATCTCCAGCTCCCTTTGCACCCCTCAGAGTTCTGTGAAGGTGTAAGGTGTGCACCTGACCTGTGCAATTGGAAGGCATTTTACGAACAGGATCCCGACACTGGGAACTATCCGGGTCGAGTGCTTGTGCTGGGGAGGACAGGAGCTGCACACAGCCAGGCCCCAGGAGGGCGGGGGACACGGATGCTCTGCAGACACTTCCAGAGCAGGGTCAGGGCCACCCTGACACTGGGCCAAAGCATGCTGCGATGAGAAGCCTAACCCACGTCTGTACCGAGTCATAAAGGATGAGAAGAGTCGGCCAAAGGGACAGGGCGTTCGTGGCAAAGGGGACAGTGTGGCCTTAAGCTTTAGGACATCTTGGGACACATGGGTCAGCAGGGACTCTGCCAGGCCCCACAGGAGACATTCAGCATGACTCCGGATGCAAGAAACTCCGGATGCAAGAACCCGCACCCCCAGTTCTCCCTAGCCCCGCAGCACAGGAATCTCCCCCTTCCTTGGGAACCCCCCCACAGCACGACAGGCGGCTCTTAACCCAGTTTTACAGACGAGGCTCACAGAGGCGAGGGGTAGGCCGGGCTGGTGTACCCGTCGATCGGTCCTTTCCAGCAGCCTCCTCTTTCCCAAGCTGGGCAAGCAGCATATGGGGCCCAGCTCTCGTGCCTCCACTGTAGTGGAAGTCCCACACGGATGGCAAGGCAGGAATGGCCCCGCTGAGCAGAGTCCGGGGCCACGGCCACACCCCCATCTACTACCGTGCAGCTCCGTCCGCCCGGGAGCCAGGGCTCCACTATGAGCACCTCAGCTCTCCGGGCCACCCCCAGGCGACTGTGGGGGCCGACGCGCGGGCGGGGCGGGTAGGGTGCGGAGCCGGCCGAgcgcggggcggggcgcggcggGCGGGGCGGGCCCGGCGCCTGCCGGCGCGAGGAAGTCCCGGCCCCTGGCTTTGGGGAAGTGCTGCCGAGGCGCCTGCGCACTGCGCCCCCGCGCCCCCTCCCCGACTGTCGGGCCGGACCTTGGAGCGCGCGGGCCGGCGGCGGCGCGAGTGGCTCGGGAGCGCGGCTGGTGAGTGCGCGCGCGCGGCGCCGGGGACAGCGGCCCTGCCCCTCCCGGCCCGGCCCCGGGGACCGTGCTGGGCGGGAGCTTCGGGAGCCGGCGCACGGGACTCGAACCCCAAGGGCTCCCGCCGCCAGGTCCACGTGGACCCTGGGCCGCAGTGGAACTGGAGCCCGCCCCCCGCGCGTGGGGGAGGGGGCGCTGCAGTCGGGTTCCCCTTTTTCTGGAGCTCAAAGCCTGGGGAAGTGATTGCTCAAAGGTGGGGGCCGGAAGAACCCAGGTTTCCGCGTCTCCCTCCCCCTCTCAGCCCGGTGAGGAGGGGCCGGGGCGGGACACCCTgtccgcccccgcccccaccccgctgGATCTGGCAGCCACTCAGCCCTTCGAGCTGTAGGGGAGGCGCTGCGCCCCCCGGCCCCAGCCGATCGGGGGCTCCTGGCGCTAGCTAGCCTCCCTCCAGAGCGCCGCAGGAGTCCCTCCTGCCGTCTGACTTGAGTCCCTGCTGCTGCAGTGCACGCCCCTTCGGCAGCCAGGGTGGGGCCCAGACCCAACCTggcccctcctgcccccaccccgccTTTGGGTCGCTGGTGAGTAGGGAGCCTTGAGGTAGGGGTGGGGGCGTCAGAGGCTGGAGAAAGAGGCACCTGGAGGAGGACACAGGCTCCTCCAGACTGGACCCTAACATCAAAGAGAGGAGCGTGGTGGGTGGGCCACCACCACCATTTCAGAGGTGGGGAGCGCTGGCCTCCCTTGGAGGGGCCAGGCCAGGGCTCGCCCACCAGCCAGATGTGGAGGGTGGCAGATGGGAAAGGCCCTGGGTAAGAGCTAAGAACTGAGAATGGAGCCCCTTTTCAACCCCCCTCCCAAAGGTTATGACATTTTTTTCTGGGAttgtcacattttcttattctttttttggaCTGGGCAGGCTCTGGGAcgttctttttccttctgtggaGCAAAGCGGCAGCCACTCCCAAGGGAGCCTCTATCCCCAGAGACCAGACGTGCCGCCTGTCCAGCCTCTCCCATCCCAGACTGGGGGGCCAAAgtctgggaggctggggaagggggtcCCCAATGCCAGGATGACAAGCAGGAGGACCCTAGTTGAGACTCTGTATCCCCCAGGAGAGATGGGGGGGTTGCCTGGGGACATGGGTTGCCCCAGTTGACCTGAGAAGGGTACAGGAAGCCAGGTCCAGGGACAGGTGACCAGGTCCAGGGCCTGCAACTGGGAAAGAAGGGGCTGGCTCCCTGCTCTGCAGCAAATGCAGCCCCTAGCACCCCGGCCCTGCACCCCTAAACACATCCCCTCCTACAGCTCAGAGCTGGGGTGGAGATGGTAGCCCAGGAGGACAGTCGCAGGGGTGCTAGAGTGTGGGGGAGGACcctgggtggggacagagaggaggaagaagtgcTGCATGGGGAAGCCACAGACAGCCCCGTCTGGGTACAGCTACCAAACCTCAGGTTGCCACGCCCCTTCCTTTCCCTAGAAACTTGACCCCTGAAAGAAAGCCCAGCTGCAGGGCTACTTTCTGTCTCATCTACTTGCTAGGAGCCCATGGGACCCCCAGTCTCAGAGGAAGCTGGGCCGGTGGTGAGGGGCCAAGGTCCCGGGGGATGCTGCACCTGCTCCAGACTTGGGCCAGGGCAGTGGCCTCTGCATGCCCAGGCCTCAGGGGTACTGGGGGCCCTAAGAGTGCAGGACTCCAGCACTGTCTCCTCTAAGGGCCATTCACACACCGTCCCAGGAGGCCAAGAGAGGCCAACCAGCCAGAAACAAGCATTCAAAGGCCAGGAGCTAGGGGAGGCGTGGCAGGGGGGATGAAGATTGAGAAAATAAAGTAGAACCAAGTTGTGAGCTTCCTGGCCAGGGAGGAGGGTGGCAGATGAGGCGGGTGGCGGATGTGCACGgaggcccctccctgccctgggcaGAAGTGGGCGCAGGTGTTCACAACTGCCTCCGGGGCACTGATTGGCCCCCCTGTGCCATCGCCCAAGGAGACTTGGGATTCAAAGTGGTATCTTAGGTGGCACGAGGGCTACTCACAGCTTTAGTGCTCCTGGTGCACCTCCCCTGCAGACGGTGCAACCAAACGCTAGGAGGGACATGCACCACACCACACCCCCACTCAGGGACTCCGAGGCTTCGACTGGGGAGCAGGGTGCCCCCACCCACTGccacccccacttccctggcTGGCGCACCCTGTGGAAGGGCCTTGGTTCCACAGCGGTTTCACAGCCTAGAGGCAGTgggcaaggagggagggaagtCTTGGGTGGGAGGTAGCAGGACCAAAGAACCATGTTTGGGGGGCATGTCCCTCCTCGCGGGGGCCCTGCCCCCCTTCCCACACCCTCAGGAAGTCCAGCCTGAGTCCCACTTAAATCCTCACTGCTGCAGGTCTAGCCTGCTGCCCCTGGCTGAGACCTCTGGGACCCACAGACAGACCTGGACTCTTGGTGGGAAGCCACTctgcccactccccaccccagacACCCTAGAAGCAAGTCTGGCCACCACCCGCACGCACCAGTTGGTAGCCCCAGACTCTCGGGGCCcctttgggaggggctgggagccGGAAACCAAGAAAGAGGAACCCAGGCTTCCGGCTTCCCAGGGAGTGAGCGGATGGGGGTGTCTCGGAACCTCCTGTGGGGGCCTCATCTGGGGCCCAGCCTGGGAGGAGGGACCAGAAGCTGCTGCAGCTCCCTCCTTGATGATCCTGGAccccctcccagccctgctgTAAGCTTGGGGTTGGGGTAGAAGCCCTAGGCAGAGCCGGGTCCAGAGACAGGAGCAGGCCCCGCTAGGGAGACACCCTCTCAGGACCCCTCCTAAGGGGCAGGCAGGGACTGGGGTTTCAGGTTCTCAGTCAGAACCTTGGCCCCTCTCCCCAGACCCCCAGGCTGTGGTGAGGGTCTGAGAGCTGGTACCACGGAGCCTGGGCAACCTCCTCCGCCCACCCATGCCCACCCCGCATGAGGCTGAGAAGCAGGTATGCCACCTCCCCTTCTGCCTCTGCTCCCCTGGGGGGTGGGGCAAGCTGAGGGGCCACAAGGAGCTGGGAGATCCCTGAACACCCGGGAGGCCAGGAGGGTCATATGCCTGGGAACAGGCCCACCCATGGGAAGGTGGGGGAGAGGTGGCGGGTCTGGTGGGTTCTGACCTGAAGGCTGAGGTAGCCCCATTTTTCCCCAGATCACAGGGCCAGAGGAGGCGGACCGGCCCCCTTCAATGTCCAGTCATGATGCAGCCTCTCCAGCGGCCCCCAGCCGCAACCCCTGCTGCCTgtgctggtgctgctgctgtAGCTGCTCCTGGTGAGTAGGGCCTGGGGTGCCCAGCTGGCGAGGGGGTCGAGGGCGTGGGGCCAAGCAGGCCCAGGAGGGGACCCAGTGGTGGCTTCTGAGGCATCCCCACAGGCAGGATACCCCTGCCACCTCACAGCACTGTCCTGTCCAGGGTCTGTTGGGCCCTGGTGATGAGTGGCCGGTGCCTTGGCCCCAGGGGGCTTATGTATGGCTCTTGTACCTGTCTTGCCAAGGGTGTGTCCGTGTGCTGTGTACATGCATGTGCCCGTTCACGCGGCATGTGCTTATCCATGCTGCTGTGAGCCAGCCCAGGCTGGGCCCTAGGGGCCTGCACTGGAGTAAGACAggcacaggccgggtgcagtggctcacacctgtagtcccagcactttgggagggcgaggcaggtggatcacctgaggctgggagttcgagatcagcctgaccaacatggagaaaccctgtctctactaaaaatacaaaattagccaggcgtggtggcgcatgcctataatcccagctactcaggaggccgaggcaggagaatggcttgaacctgggaggcagaggttgcggtgagccgagatcatgcctttgcactccagcctgggcaacaagagcaaaactccgtctcaaaaaaaaaagaaagaaagaaagaagaaagaaagaaagaaaggaaggaaggaaggaaggaaggaaggaaggaaggaaggaaggaaggaaggaaggaagaagaagaaaggaaaggaagaaagaaagaaagagaaagaaagaaagaagagagagagagagagagagagaaagaaagaaagaaagaaagaaagaaagaaagaaagaaagaaagaaagaaagaaagaaagaaagaaagaaaagaaagaaagacaggcaCAGACCCCATAGACTGTGTGGGGTGGAGGGACGTTTGAGCAGAGACCGGAATAAGGGAACTGCTGGCCCTGGGGTGATGGCCGAGAGCTTCCCGGACAGCATGCGTGGGGGAAGAAGAGCATGGGGCGGTGGCCGGGGGGTCTCTGGGCATCC
It contains:
- the LKAAEAR1 gene encoding protein LKAAEAR1 isoform X3 yields the protein MPPPAKEGGRKGPRERSGKSAPGAARGEECAKGAPATEPPKPGWALTPQELAAMPPAQRHRHLLFGDLLEDVGAAASTFPCGSVEPGYRMPDPRPWTQSLELPAERQNRLLGVLKAAEARGRVRALRLRYTRMRAEEIALLIQRQKSACAAIRLELFLPPQLKPTRIPDPLDRQERRRLETILGENVDGTIFPR
- the LKAAEAR1 gene encoding protein LKAAEAR1 isoform X1, with translation MPPPAKEGGRKGPRERSGKSAPGAARGEECAKGAPATEPPKPGWALTPQELAAMPPAQRHRHLLFGDLLEDVGAAASTFPCGSVEPGYRMPDPRPWTQSLELPAERQNRLLGVLKAAEARGRVRALRLRYTRMRAEEIALLIQRQKSACAAIRLELFLPPQLKPTRIPDPLDRQEVPTSPGRGGERGGAPPASAHAGPQPLSPAAEALGDHPGGERGWHHLPAVTATQSVRRAPASHIK
- the LKAAEAR1 gene encoding protein LKAAEAR1 isoform X2; this translates as MPPPAKEGGRKGPRERSGKSAPGAARGEECAKGAPATEPPKPGWALTPQELAAMPPAQRHRHLLFGDLLEDVGAAASTFPCGSVEPGYRMPDPRPWTQSLELPAERQNRLLGVLKAAEARGRVRALRLRYTRMRAEEIALLIQRQKSACAAIRLELFLPPQLKPTRIPDPLDRQEVPTSPAEALGDHPGGERGWHHLPAVTATQSVRRAPASHIK